From a single Lolium rigidum isolate FL_2022 chromosome 7, APGP_CSIRO_Lrig_0.1, whole genome shotgun sequence genomic region:
- the LOC124674590 gene encoding U4/U6 small nuclear ribonucleoprotein Prp31 homolog codes for MANLADSFLADLDDLSDNEAYPEEDNAEAAGVDEDGDDDMLDLEALNYDDLDSVSKLQKTQRYIDIIQKVEGALEKNIDLSNQGFILEEDPEYQLIVDCNALSVDIENELIIIHNFIRDKYRLKFPELESLVHHPIDYARVVKKIGNEMDLTLVDLEGLLPSAVIMVVSVTASTTSGKPLSEENLVKTVEACDRALNLDAAKKKVLDFVEGRMGYIAPNLSAIAGSAVAAKLMGIAGGLGALAKMPACNVQLLGAKKKNLAGFSSATSQFRVGYLEHTEVFQSTPPALRTRACRLIAAKSTLAARIDSIRGDPTGKAGRNLLEEIRKKIEKWQEPPPAKLPKPLPVPDSEPKKKRGGRRLRKMKERYAVTDMMKLANRMQFGIPEESSLGDGLGEGYGMLGQAGSGRLRVSAAQNKLAAKVAKKFKEKSYGSSGTTSGLTSSLAFTPVQGIELSNPQAHGNHLGSGTQSTYFSETGTFSKISRP; via the exons ATG GCAAACCTTGCTGATTCTTTCCTGGCCGATCTTGACGACCTGTCAGACAATGAAGCCTATCCT GAAGAAGACAATGCTGAGGCAGCGGGTGTGGATGAGGATGGTGATGATGACATGCTTGACCTTGAGGCCCTAAATTATGATGATCTAGACAGCGTCTCAAAGCTGCAGAAGACGCAACGTTATATTGACATAATACAA AAAGTCGAAGGAGCACTTGAGAAAAACATAGACTTATCTAATCAAGGATTCATTCTAGAGGAGGATCCAGAGTACCAGCTTATTGTTGACTGCAATGCTTTATCAGTAGATATTGAGAATGAGCTCATTATAATCCACAATTTCATACGCGACAAGTATAGGCTGAAGTTTCCTGAGCTGGAATCCCTTGTTCATCATCCGATTGATTATGCCCGTGTTGTTAAGAAGATTGGAAATGAGATGGATTTAACCCTGGTAGATCTGGAAGGGCTTTTACCTTCTGCAGTTATAATGGTTGTCTCCGTTACAGCATCAACAACTAGTGGGAAGCCTCTTTCTGAGGAGAATTTGGTGAAAACAGTTGAAGCATGTGACAGAGCCCTAAATCTTGATGCCGCAAAGAAGAAGGTGCTTGATTTTGTAGAGGGTAGAATGGGTTACATTGCACCAAACCTCTCTGCCATTGCTGGCAGTGCTGTTGCTGCAAAGCTGATGGGAATTGCTGGTGGTTTGGGAGCACTTGCAAAAATGCCTGCTTGCAACGTTCAGTTACTTggagcaaaaaagaaaaatcttGCTGGGTTTTCTAGTGCCACATCTCAGTTTCGTGTTGGCTATCTTGAACATACAGAAGTATTTCAGAGCACCCCTCCAGCCCTGAGGACACGTGCTTGCAGACTTATAGCTGCAAAGTCAACTCTAGCAGCAAGGATTGATTCAATTAGAGGCGATCCAACTGGAAAAGCTGGTCGGAACTTGTTAGAAGAAATCCGTAAGAAGATTGAGAAGTGGCAAGAACCACCTCCTGCAAAGCTTCCAAAACCACTTCCTGTTCCAGACTCTGAGCCTAAAAAGAAGAGAGGCGGTCGCCGTCTTCGAAAAATGAAAGAAAG ATATGCGGTGACTGATATGATGAAGCTTGCGAACCGGATGCAGTTTGGTATCCCGGAAGAGAGCTCATTAG GTGATGGCTTGGGAGAAGGTTATGGCATGCTCGGGCAGGCTGGAAGTGGGAGACTACGTGTCTCAGCTGCACAAAACAAACTTGCTGCTAAAGTGGCCAAAAA ATTCAAGGAGAAGAGCTATGGTAGCAGTGGCACGACATCTGGATTGACATCTAGTTTGGCCTTTACACCAGTTCAG GGAATAGAGCTGTCGAACCCACAGGCCCATGGAAACCACCTTGGAAGTGGAACCCAGAGCACCTATTTCTCTGAGACCGGCACATTCTCGAAGATCAGTAGGCCCTGA
- the LOC124672382 gene encoding uncharacterized protein LOC124672382 yields MDLVANAKYRLLEAKAKARLMDDDAKYRFLEAEAKVMAEENQIMLIDLDTISDAEQRAWIEKKSGILNSKGGDTMRYLCFVTSLAILFISNVRLGVTARLLAEIPNGAQPIPNIQPGAPAPLPLPVLPGNTPANLPVDIPDNLPGNLPANLPGNLPANLPANVPPGMLANVPPAMLATVPPEMLAKLSGNVTPEMLSKIPPDVLAKIPPGQLPPDVTPEMIATLASMKQQQQQQGQPAAGAAQNNAAAAGTAGLPIPKMPDFAGLANISFPPMPSASLPQMPENVTLFGFDVKIPKFINKMVNEHTES; encoded by the exons ATGGATCTCGTCGCcaatgccaagtatcggctcctcgAGGCCAAAGCCAAGGCTAGGCTCATGGACGATGATGCCAAGTATAGATTCTTGGAGGCTGAAGCCAAGGTCATGGCCGAGGAGAaccagatcatgctcatcgacttGGACACCATCTCCGACGCCGAACAAAGGGCTTGGATCGAGAAGAA GTCTGGGATCCTCAATTCCAAGGGGGGAGACACCATGAGATATCTATGCTTCGTGACTTCCCTAGCCATATTGTTCATCAGCAACGTGCGACTTGGTGTGACCGCGCGCCTCCTGGCTGAAATTCCGAATGGTGCTCAGCCG ATTCCGAATATCCAGCCAGGTGCGCCAGCCCCGCTTCCTCTTCCCGTTCTGCCAGGAAACACTCCGGCCAACCTCCCTGTGGACATCCCGGACAACCTTCCCGGGAACCTCCCTGCTAACCTGCCGGGGAACCTGCCGGCGAACCTCCCTGCTAATGTTCCACCAGGGATGCTTGCAAACGTGCCACCTGCGATGCTAGCCACTGTGCCACCAGAGATGCTAGCCAAGCTCTCTGGCAATGTTACGCCGGAGATGTTGTCCAAGATCCCGCCGGACGTTCTGGCCAAGATCCCGCCGGGCCAGCTGCCGCCGGACGTGACGCCAGAGATGATTGCAACGCTCGCCTCgatgaagcagcagcagcagcagcaagggcAACCTGCTGCTGGTGCCGCCCAGAacaacgcggcggcggccggcacaGCGGGGTTGCCCATCCCCAAGATGCCGGACTTCGCGGGGCTGGCCAACATCTCATTCCCACCGATGCCTTCGGCGTCGCTACCGCAGATGCCGGAAAACGTCACGCTTTTCGGGTTCGACGTGAAGATCCCTAAGTTCATCAACAAGATGGTCAACGAGCACACCGAATCCTGA